The Palaemon carinicauda isolate YSFRI2023 chromosome 9, ASM3689809v2, whole genome shotgun sequence sequence GAGCGtttgtttatataatttaaagCTGTCCCAGCAATATATTTTCTTACCTCTCGGTTAAGTTTGTAGTTGGTTGTGACACGTCCTTTACTGTGATATTCAATACTGCggtaataattattatgaaatgttAGGCAAGGAAAAGGTCATTATAATGCATTCGTCACTGAAGCCCCTACCAAGTTTCTCGATCGTAAAATATCCCTAAGCATTGCTTCATGCCCGACTAAAACAACACCCGTTTGGTGGCGCTCTGTTCGCCTATTAGCTGATGGCGGAAGCTTGGAAATTTAgtgatgttcggacttatgttttcaCTAATTCCAACAATCTACATTCTTACCCCCTTGTTAATTAAgtagttcgttgggacacgtcctggAATTATGCCCTACCTAATGTTCTATTGTTCTATAATGAAACTTTCGTTTACATGCCCGAGCCAATCTATAAACATTCCATCTGCCTTGGTCATATATTAAACATTCCTTCTGTCTTTGATGTGTTTCATGCCTTACACTCGTTTGCCTTGACCAAGACTCTGAACACGAACATTTTATCAACAGGGCTGGTTACCCTACTGGTGTAATTCTGCTTTTTGAGATTCTCTAGAGGCTTTGTAGTTCATTAGGTCACACCAGGTATAAAATttcaagttatgactgaaaaatcaCACTTTTAAATGGAAAAAACACAAgaactccacctaacctaacctaggagccatatccatACCTACCGCACAGGTCTCATCCAACACCCTCTTAGACAGCCATATCTTTGGCCTTCCATAAGAATAggtctcaaccctgtgtttacttcccaaccggtgtgacggtctgaacgatcccccggtctcagaactctccttgataatctgcgcatgcgcgaacattaccgttttgccagtgcatacgaggttgatgtttaattttcctgtaatgttagcgtgcgcagctcaacattaccgcttgccagtacatacgagcttgatgttttattttcatgcgagcgaagcaagctaatggcggaaaagaaccattatacaatgtcaaggagaattctgagaccaggggatcgttcagaccgtcacaccagcTTCACTCgtagcaaggtaacactaaattatATTTCTTAATTCGTTAAACAAGCTTCATGTCGTATTTCAGACCAAGACAAACAACTACTTCCCCCTAAATAAAATCGATATGACATGTAATCAAGAAAGTTTGTCTGTCTCAACGAACTATATTCGCCTCAATTCTCCACTAAAGATATACCTGTTTCCTACGGTAGGCTACTGTCGTTCATCTAAAACCGATGTATCAGGCCTAATAACATATCCAATAAAAGATATATGACAGAAAGTGTTGTTCATGGTTTAAGTAGAAATTAAAAACCCCAAAAACAAGGTTAAATCATTATGTTAACCGGGTACCAAAAGAGTATTCTCAACCATCGTAGTAAATAAACACCGAATGGGGATTATAGCCATGGTTTGTCAATGCGACGTCAAAATTTCAATGCCCATTTACTGCTTAAGGGTGCACTTAATCTGACCAAAACATAATCACTAATAAAATATCACTCAAAAGGAAGTAAATTAAGGAGTCGAAAGGCAAATCATACAAAACATCATTGTAAAACCAAAGAATATCGTCTGTCAAACCTCTAAATTTGTGTTATCCACGTCAGCCATATCTGTCAGCTGTTTACATCAACAAGTTCCAACAACTGGGACGTTGGTTCTTTCTCAAGAATTTCCATGTCATTTTCTCCCCCACCCCcaatggaaccccccccccccctccaccaaacAACCAAAACACTGAAAAATCTCATTATTAGGTATTCGAAATTCTTTGTCATAGTTTAAACaaactattataaatattttattgcgttttttccttaataataatagtaggctaGCCGCTAACAGCAATATCAAGCAGCAATGAATACCGTATTAGTGTCATTCACACCATCACCAACTTAAATATAACTTACTTAAGGAAGATAGTCCTTTACACGTTGGCAATGATTGGGGGAAAATACGATAAATTActagaaatattgaattatttacCGTATTTATCCTTCTCAGTGGTTTGGTTCTTTCTCAAGAATTTCcatgtcatcccccccccccaccaaacaaCCAAACCACTGAGAAGGATAAATACTgtaaataattcaatatttctagTAATTTATCGTATTTTTCCCCAATCATTGCCAACGTGTAAAGGACTATCTTCCTTAAGTAAGTTATATTTAAGTTGGGGATAGTGTGAATGACACTGATACGGTATTCATTGCTGCTTGATATTGCTGTtagcctactattattattaagggaACCACTGAGAAGGATAAATACGgtaaataattcaatatttctagTAATTTATCGTATTTTTCCCCAATCATTGCCAACGTGTAAAGGACTATCTTCCATAAGTTATATTTAAGTTGGGTGAATGACACTATTACGGTATTCATTGCTGCTTGATATTGCTGTTAGCCTACTATTATTATAAAGGGAACCACTGAGAAGGATAAATACAGTAGGgtaaataattcaatatttctagTAATTTATCGTATTTTCCCCCAATCATTGCCAACGTGTAAAGGACTATCTTCCTTAAGTAAATTATATTTAAGTTGGGGATAGTGTGAATGACACTAATACCGTATTCATTGCTGCTTGATATTGCTATGTTAGCCTACTATTATTACTAAGGAAAAAAcgcaataaaatatttataatagtttGTTTAAACTATGACAAAGAATTTCGAACACCTAATAATGAGATTTTTCAGTGAGCGGTGTCTCTGAcgttaaaagtttgttttctacaAAAATGCagctttgttttttattaatagaAGCAAGTATATACTGTATCCGTGATTTACCTTTCGTTATTTCTCAACAAATGCTATCGGTGATGATAACCTTTGATGTCACGACGTAAGAGAACTTCAAATCAGCCAGCTGATAAATAAAATATGTAAGCAATGTGTGTTCGTATTAGATTGCCTTGCCTTgaacaagacacgggctcttgcgttggcagcccatattTCATATTTCTGGACTGATAGTAACGCCAATCTCCAGATTGTAGCTTCGGTATCACCAGTTAGGAGATCCAGGATTATTTAGTGCAATTACCAGTAGGCTAGAGGACTATTGAATAACATAATGACCGTCAAACcaactcttcctattttttttttcttttttaatcctcaAGGCAAAGACAAATGAGACAGACCGTAGGGGTGTTCGAAAGTCTTTGTCATCAATGTTGTTTAATAATACAATTATTGTCATAACTGTGTATCTTGTACAGGGACGTGCAGAAGGGGGgtgctaggggtgcccaagcacctgccccttttgctactgtattaaaagtgccctttcTTGTCAATAGGTATTTTACACTGATCCCCAAAATTTAGGGTATTCCTGATTTTTTTTCATGGAacattgattttttaatttttgtattaatgATCTTCAGTATGCCAtggaaggagaaaagaaaaaaggagcaaGAGCAGGACAGACAAGATGCTACCAAAGGTAGCAGAACTCTTTATGATTGGATGAAGCCAAGAGTGGCAGTTTCAACATCGGAGCaagtgaaggagaaggaggagagctGGGAGGACACTCAGGAAAGTGAAAAGTCAGAAGCTGAAGATATGGAAGCATACGACGAGCCAAATGAAGCGGACAGTTTAGATAACCTTGAGCAACAAGTTGCTCCACAGGAGCCCCAGACTGAAGCAAGAGCAGAAATGCCCAAAGTTGAAGAGCCATTTTCCATGCTACCTGAATTACAGTATCCAAATGACCCTGCCCTTGTTGTTAATTATAAGATATGTATTAATGAGTCTTTCATCAGACTGTGCAATAATTATGGCCCATGTCAACCAGTAATTTCATATCCCAAGAGTATAGAGGGAGACTCATTTCAGAAGAAATGGTATGAAAGGAACTCTTGGTTGGAGTATTCACCTCGGAAAGATCCCATGTTCTGCTTCAGCTGTCGTCTGTTTTTGAATGAGGAGAAGTACAGGGGCCGAGTAGCTGGGAAATCAGAGGGCATAAGCCGTTGGAGGACAGCTTCAGAGAAAATAAAGGAGCCTGCTAGTTCAGAATCTCACATGATTGGTATGGTTCGATGGAAAGGGTTCTaaagtcaagcattagatattgCTTTAGAAACAGCTAATCAGGAAGTACAAGCTGCTAGAGACAAAGAGAAGCAGAAAAACAGAGAAATTTTATGTAGGTTGATCTCCATCACTATACTTGGCAAGACAAGGTTTCCCATTTAGGGGCGACTAATAAAGTTCTATCAGTGAAAATCGAGGAAATTTTCTTGAACATGTAGAAAAGTTTAGCAAGTATGACAGTGTAGTTCAATTGCACCTTgatgtaattaaagaaaaacaagaaatactgaaaagaccCCAAGTGTCATTTCTTTCAAATAGGACTCGGAATGACCTGATCAAGGCT is a genomic window containing:
- the LOC137646639 gene encoding uncharacterized protein; its protein translation is MPWKEKRKKEQEQDRQDATKGSRTLYDWMKPRVAVSTSEQVKEKEESWEDTQESEKSEAEDMEAYDEPNEADSLDNLEQQVAPQEPQTEARAEMPKVEEPFSMLPELQYPNDPALVVNYKICINESFIRLCNNYGPCQPVISYPKSIEGDSFQKKWYERNSWLEYSPRKDPMFCFSCRLFLNEEKYRGRVAGKSEGISRWRTASEKIKEPASSESHMIVFNVQSTTGEALEKEVISILNKNTLNIDDMRGQGYDGVANMSGIYNGLQSRLQRLNPKALYVHCHAHSLNLVLVESAKSRTQFVTFFSMVEKLYAFISNSSKRHAAFMEIQIAIYPEDIQLELKKLSDTRWACRESALRTTRKVIPALKQFLEEIVQKNPLMHQQGIPQYCC